In the genome of Phycisphaerae bacterium, one region contains:
- a CDS encoding ferritin-like domain-containing protein produces the protein MAAESLQDALVEELRDLLHAEKQLTKALPRLAKAAESEELASAFESHLEETQTHVERLERALESLGESVRAKACDGMKGIVEEGGELIKEYDAGALRDAMLIEAAQKAEHYEIATYGTVVTWAKNLGLQQIAGPLFETLKEEKAADEKLTQIAGTINAQAEIPTPA, from the coding sequence ATGGCCGCTGAATCACTACAGGATGCGCTGGTGGAGGAACTGCGGGATTTGCTTCATGCCGAAAAGCAGTTGACCAAGGCCTTGCCCAGGCTGGCCAAGGCGGCGGAAAGCGAGGAGCTCGCCTCAGCGTTTGAGTCACATCTCGAAGAGACGCAGACCCACGTGGAGCGGTTGGAACGCGCCCTGGAATCCCTGGGCGAATCGGTCCGCGCCAAGGCCTGCGACGGGATGAAGGGAATCGTCGAGGAGGGTGGCGAACTCATCAAGGAATACGACGCGGGGGCGCTTCGCGACGCGATGCTGATCGAGGCCGCCCAGAAAGCCGAGCACTATGAGATTGCAACGTATGGCACCGTCGTGACCTGGGCCAAAAACCTGGGCCTTCAGCAAATCGCCGGGCCCCTGTTCGAGACGCTCAAGGAGGAAAAGGCCGCCGACGAGAAACTGACCCAGATCGCTGGCACGATCAACGCCCAGGCGGAGATCCCCACGCCGGCATGA
- the rplL gene encoding 50S ribosomal protein L7/L12 → MAEAPAKEFSSAVKEIGDKIVGLTVKDAQNLADYLKDVYGIEPAGGGAVMMAGPAGGGAAAEAEEAPTLFDVILKDGGATKINVIKAVRAATQLGLKEAKDMVDGAPKTVKEGVSKEDAEKLKKELEDAGAKVELKGKA, encoded by the coding sequence ATGGCGGAAGCACCAGCAAAGGAATTCAGTTCGGCGGTCAAAGAGATCGGCGACAAGATCGTCGGCTTGACGGTCAAGGACGCCCAGAATCTGGCGGACTATCTCAAAGACGTTTACGGCATCGAGCCGGCGGGCGGCGGCGCGGTCATGATGGCCGGACCGGCCGGCGGCGGCGCGGCGGCGGAGGCCGAGGAAGCCCCGACGCTCTTCGACGTCATCCTCAAGGACGGCGGCGCGACCAAGATCAACGTCATCAAGGCGGTCCGGGCGGCGACGCAACTGGGCCTCAAGGAGGCCAAGGACATGGTCGACGGCGCTCCGAAGACGGTGAAAGAAGGCGTGTCGAAAGAGGACGCGGAGAAGCTCAAGAAGGAACTGGAAGACGCGGGGGCGAAGGTGGAACTCAAGGGCAAGGCGTAA
- the rplJ gene encoding 50S ribosomal protein L10: MSRAVKELVAKDFEKKYKDVDSLMVVSVHGLKGTEVNTLRGELRKKQIEVHVIGNRTAKRVLADTILAPISSVLTGPCAFVTGGASPVDAAKELIRLAKEYPTLELKKGLVEGETDLMTIEDISKRRSKAELQGDIVMLAISPGRRIAGCLNTGGRVAGCIKAIIDKLEKGETIAKVA; encoded by the coding sequence ATGAGCCGCGCCGTCAAAGAACTGGTCGCCAAAGATTTCGAGAAAAAATACAAGGACGTGGACAGCCTCATGGTCGTCAGCGTCCACGGGCTCAAGGGGACCGAGGTCAATACCCTGCGCGGCGAGCTGCGCAAGAAGCAGATCGAGGTCCACGTCATCGGCAATCGGACCGCCAAGCGCGTCCTCGCGGACACCATCCTCGCGCCGATCTCGTCGGTCCTGACCGGCCCCTGCGCGTTTGTGACCGGCGGTGCGAGTCCGGTCGATGCGGCCAAGGAACTCATCCGGCTGGCCAAGGAATATCCGACGCTGGAGTTGAAGAAAGGGCTCGTCGAGGGCGAGACCGATCTGATGACGATTGAGGATATCTCCAAGCGCCGCAGCAAGGCGGAGCTTCAGGGCGATATCGTCATGCTGGCGATCTCACCGGGACGACGCATCGCGGGCTGCCTGAACACCGGCGGTCGCGTGGCCGGTTGCATCAAGGCGATTATCGACAAGCTAGAAAAGGGAGAGACGATCGCGAAGGTCGCCTGA
- the rplA gene encoding 50S ribosomal protein L1: MRGLSKRHNANLKKIERDKRYPIETAVKLLKDVTRGTKFDQTVNLVMHLGIDPKNADQMIRGAVSLPKGIGKTKKVIAFCDGDDADKAKAAGAIEVGVDDLVKKISDGWTDFDVAIAHPRAMGKVGKLGRVLGPQGKMPTPKNGTVTPDIAQAVKEFAAGKIEFRNDAGGNIHAIVGKASFAENDLMENINSFVGHIRRMKPPSSKGTYLKKVCISGTMSPSIELEVAQA, from the coding sequence ATGCGCGGCCTGAGCAAGCGCCACAACGCCAATCTCAAGAAGATCGAGCGCGACAAGCGTTACCCGATCGAGACGGCGGTGAAGCTGCTGAAGGACGTAACGCGCGGCACGAAATTCGACCAGACGGTCAACCTCGTCATGCACCTGGGCATCGATCCGAAGAACGCGGATCAGATGATTCGCGGTGCGGTGTCGCTTCCCAAGGGGATCGGCAAGACCAAGAAGGTGATCGCGTTCTGCGACGGCGACGACGCGGACAAGGCCAAGGCGGCCGGTGCGATCGAAGTCGGCGTGGACGATTTGGTTAAGAAAATCAGCGACGGCTGGACGGATTTCGACGTCGCCATCGCACATCCGAGGGCGATGGGCAAAGTCGGCAAGCTCGGCCGCGTCCTGGGGCCCCAGGGAAAGATGCCGACGCCGAAAAACGGCACCGTGACGCCGGACATCGCTCAGGCAGTCAAAGAGTTCGCCGCCGGCAAGATCGAATTTCGCAACGACGCGGGCGGGAATATCCACGCCATCGTCGGGAAGGCCAGCTTCGCGGAGAACGATCTGATGGAGAACATCAACTCCTTCGTGGGTCATATCCGGCGAATGAAGCCACCCAGCAGCAAGGGAACGTACCTGAAAAAGGTCTGCATCAGCGGGACGATGTCGCCGTCGATCGAATTGGAAGTCGCGCAAGCGTAG